From a single Apium graveolens cultivar Ventura chromosome 2, ASM990537v1, whole genome shotgun sequence genomic region:
- the LOC141688322 gene encoding uncharacterized protein LOC141688322 — protein MYSIRSSWISSFFRDEPMFGLMRTTSRSESENFFFGQFHRQGDTLCEFWLHFQSAMEQQRNETQWLDHESKTCIPETLSTWFIEDDATFFTRAIFYKVQEEIISSCLDMQIKRMSEEINGVTHLEIRDVKVKNKLFKVSVSKDHALNTNLDVQGGCDVFTKRDHIAAMVGEQPSEEIYVLVPNVCKNKGNYFKRLIGVREKALNKSKKRSRQCSLCKAYTHDARRCVKRNKVVAE, from the exons ATGTATTCTATCAGATCTTCTTGGATTTCATCATTTTTTAGAGATGAGCCTATGTTTGGTCTAATGAGGACAACATCAAGATCAGAGAGTGAGAATTTCTTTTTTGGGCAGTTTCATAGGCAAGGAGACACtctatgtgaattttggttgcaTTTCCAAAGTGCAATGGAACAGCAAAGGAATGAAACTCAATGGCTGGATCATGAGTCAAAAACTTGCATTCCGGAGACATTATCAACATGGTTTATTGAAGATGATGCAACTTTTTTCACTCGTGCAATATTTTATAAAGTTCAGGAAGAAATAATTTCTTCTTGTTTGGATATGCAAATAAAGCGAATGAGTGAGGAGATAAATGGGGTTACGCACTTGGAAATCAGGGATGTCAAAGTTAAAAATAAACTATTCAAG GTGTCTGTTAGTAAGGATCATGCT TTGAATACTAATTTGGATGTTCAAGGTGGTTGTGATGTATTTACTAAGAGAGATCACATTGCTGCTATGGTTGGGGAACAGCCTAGCGAAGAAATTTATGTACTCGTGCCAAATGTGTGCAAGAACAAAGGAAACTACTTCAAAAGACTGATTGGCGTGAGAGAGAAAGCTCTGAATAAATCCAAAAAAAGAAGTCGGCAATGTTCGCTGTGTAAGGCATATACTCATGATGCGAGGAGATGTGTTAAGAGGAATAAAGTTGTGGCAGAGTAA
- the LOC141705901 gene encoding protein FAR1-RELATED SEQUENCE 5-like, whose product MITTDLLKISNNQGSSWGDSSRINSGIISSGGSEVSESSVTDYIVSPGGMKYYLPSYVGDICVPFENQVFDSLNKGYCFYKEYAWLSGFGVRKITEKKDADRTITLKYFVCSCEEFNDPYDEKKALKKRRTVSQRCGCKAKMILKYMGDNKYFIKTFVELHNHPLASETGRQFLKANREMNISLRTICFDSSKVNIGVSKSFYFAKEMAGGYGNVSANLHDFRNFSRDVKSFVSERDGQMIIDKFKVIQETSESFYFAYEVDSDGHLTKLFLADAIGRRNFELYGDTVSFDTTFYTNK is encoded by the exons ATGATAACAACAGATTTGTTGAAAATTAGTAATAATCAAG GTTCGAGTTGGGGCGACTCGTCTCGGATTAATTCTGGTATAATTAGTAGTGGAGGTTCAGAAGTTAGTGAAAGTTCAGTAACAGATTATATTGTTTCACCTGGTGGTATGAAGTATTATTTGCCTAGTTATGTAGGTGATATTTGTGTGCCATTCGAGAATCAAGTCTTTGACAGTTTAAATAAAGGTTACTGTTTTTACAAAGAATATGCTTGGTTGAGTGGTTTCGGTGTTCGCAAGATAACAGAGAAGAAAGATGCTGATCGGACTATTACACTCAAATATTTTGTTTGTAGTTGTGAAGAATTCAACGATCCTTATGATGAAAAGAAAGCTCTTAAGAAAAGACGCACAGTTTCTCAAAGGTGTGGATGCAAAGCCAAAATGATCTTGAAGTACATGGGTGAtaacaagtattttattaaaaCTTTTGTTGAATTGCACAACCATCCATTAGCTAGTGAAACTGGTCGGCAGTTTTTGAAGGCTAATAGGGAGATGAATATTAGTCTTAGAACTATTTGTTTTGATTCGTCGAAAGTGAATATTGGTGTCAGCAAAAGTTTTTATTTTGCGAAGGAAATGGCTGGTGGTTATGGGAATGTAAGTGCCAACTTacatgattttagaaattttagtAGGGATGTTAAATCATTTGTTAGTGAAAGAGATGGGCAAATGATCATTGACAAGTTTAAAGTCATTCAGGAAACTTCAGAATCTTTTTATTTTGCTTATGAGGTTGATTCTGATGGGCACTTGACAAAACTTTTTTTGGCTGATGCAATTGGTCGACGAAATTTTGAGCTTTATGGTGACACGGTATCTTTTGATACGACTTTTTATACAAATAA ATAA